A section of the Tumebacillus amylolyticus genome encodes:
- a CDS encoding condensation domain-containing protein, which yields MNDKLLARLASLSPKQRELLEKQLLKKQQTADEGSVSIPTVSRDRDEYELSYTQTRMWWADQLEPGNAAYIIPVGVRFRGDLDPALLEQSLNACIKRHEALRTTVHTKEEGHPVQRVAPALHLPIPLVDLSHMPEGDKQVEEQRLAVETCSTPFQLHELPLIRTRLLRMRTDEHLWVVAVHHIIFDGWSTGVFVQEVATMYETLKRGGTISLPPVPVQVIDYAAWQRDYLTEERIQKQVSYWQKKLQRPFPVLELPIDHPRPGVRTYTGRHYNLFLTDGLPEAVNEMSRREEVTLFVTMMAAFQTLLYRYTALEDIIVGFPISGRGSSEIHGSIGAFINSLALRSHVTAEMSFRDLLQQVRERTMEGFEHQDVPFEMVLDAVQPERVPGHTPVFQVMFNLNKTVAPIQLTGLEMEYELIDHQAVKFDISLSIRTSDDTIWCTFEYNSDLFEEETVRLLAEQYGNILRAVADNPNQALAEIDTLSTDEIDIVAALGLFDALE from the coding sequence ATGAATGACAAACTGCTCGCCCGTCTCGCCTCGCTCTCTCCGAAACAACGTGAGCTTCTCGAAAAACAACTCTTGAAAAAGCAACAAACTGCAGACGAGGGGTCGGTTTCGATCCCGACCGTCTCGCGGGACCGTGACGAGTACGAACTGTCCTACACGCAGACCCGCATGTGGTGGGCCGACCAATTGGAACCGGGCAACGCCGCCTACATCATCCCGGTGGGCGTCCGCTTCCGTGGAGACCTCGACCCTGCCTTGTTGGAACAAAGCCTCAACGCATGCATCAAGCGTCATGAAGCTTTGCGCACGACCGTTCATACCAAAGAGGAGGGGCACCCCGTTCAACGGGTGGCCCCTGCTCTCCATCTGCCAATCCCGCTCGTCGACCTCTCCCACATGCCGGAAGGGGACAAACAAGTGGAGGAACAACGACTCGCCGTGGAAACGTGCAGCACTCCGTTCCAATTGCATGAACTTCCGCTGATCCGCACCCGACTGTTGCGTATGCGCACGGACGAGCATCTCTGGGTCGTCGCCGTCCATCACATCATCTTCGACGGTTGGTCCACAGGGGTGTTCGTACAGGAAGTGGCCACGATGTACGAAACGTTGAAACGCGGCGGCACGATCTCACTCCCGCCAGTACCCGTACAAGTCATCGACTACGCCGCTTGGCAACGCGACTACCTCACGGAAGAACGCATCCAAAAGCAAGTCTCCTATTGGCAGAAAAAACTCCAACGACCGTTCCCGGTGTTGGAGTTGCCAATCGACCACCCGCGCCCTGGCGTGCGCACGTACACGGGGCGGCACTACAACTTATTCTTGACCGACGGCTTGCCGGAGGCTGTCAACGAGATGAGTCGACGCGAGGAAGTCACGCTGTTCGTCACGATGATGGCCGCGTTCCAAACCCTGCTCTACCGCTACACTGCGCTGGAAGACATCATCGTCGGCTTCCCGATCTCCGGGCGTGGTTCGTCCGAGATCCACGGCTCCATCGGGGCGTTCATCAACTCGCTGGCTCTGCGTAGCCACGTCACGGCTGAGATGAGTTTCCGCGACCTGCTCCAACAGGTGCGGGAGCGTACGATGGAAGGCTTCGAACACCAAGACGTGCCGTTTGAGATGGTGCTCGACGCCGTCCAACCGGAGCGCGTGCCGGGCCATACGCCGGTCTTCCAAGTGATGTTCAACTTGAACAAAACGGTCGCGCCGATCCAACTGACAGGACTGGAGATGGAGTACGAGCTGATCGACCACCAAGCTGTGAAGTTCGACATCTCGCTCTCAATTCGCACGAGCGACGACACGATCTGGTGTACGTTCGAGTACAATTCCGACCTCTTCGAAGAAGAGACGGTGCGCCTGCTCGCCGAGCAATACGGCAACATCTTGCGCGCCGTCGCCGACAACCCGAACCAAGCCCTTGCCGAGATCGACACTCTCTCGACCGACGAGATCGACATCGTAGCGGCATTAGGACTCTTCGATGCCCTCGAATAG